From a single Dysidea avara chromosome 14, odDysAvar1.4, whole genome shotgun sequence genomic region:
- the LOC136244207 gene encoding integrase/recombinase xerD homolog isoform X1, with protein MIICAAYIVLSITRGILLEGSWKLLDELEDSGLKELAKKLPNTVLHSRANSTVKKYLGAFRRWKTWATSHKLVPLPAKPHEVAFYLQHLGEKTRSKSAAEEACNALSWAHASAGLASPSSNLFVKTVLEGLQRSYAKPVVKKELLTVDMLERIVDDAEKSGALSDLRLATACLLGFAGFLRFDELIRLRPCEIKFSEEMLAIKILGSKTDQLRQGDEVVISRTGSRTCPVAMLERYMARTATPHEDQRFLFRPIQKTKHCEELRGTGKISYTCLRDLFRKKLSSLGYNVKDFGLHRLRASGATAAANAEVPDRLFKRHGRWRSESAKDGYVKDNIESRLQVSQSLGLYLNIAINAFFVPSRVNNYYSQPSVVAQSKELYSGCMVWYVVGGVFSGV; from the exons ATGATCATTTGTGCAGCCTATATAGTTCTATCAATAACCAgag GTATTCTACTAGAAGGAAGCTGGAAGCTACTAGATGAGCTAGAAGATTCTGGGCTAAAGGAATTGGCAAAGAAGTTACCTAACACAGTCCTCCATAGTCGTGCTAATAGCACTGTTAAGAAATACTTGGGCGCATTCAGGAGGTGGAAGACATGGGCAACCTCTCATAAGTTGGTGCCTTTGCCAGCTAAACCTCATGAAGTAGCCTTTTACCTTCAGCATCTGGGGGAAAAGACCAGGTCAAAGTCAGCAGCTGAAGAAGCCTGTAATGCCCTCTCATGGGCCCATGCAAGTGCAGGATTGGCTTCACCATCTTCTAACCTATTCGTGAAGACTGTGCTGGAAGGGCTTCAGCGGTCATATGCTAAACCAGTAGTGAAGAAGGAACTGCTAACAGTGGATATGCTGGAGAGGATCGTTGATGATGCAGAGAAGTCAGGAGCACTGTCTGATCTACGCTTAGCTACTGCCTGCCTTCTGGGATTTGCAGGTTTTCTTCGGTTTGATGAGCTCATAAGGCTGAGACCATGCGAAATTAAGTTTTCTGAAGAAATGCTAGCAATTAAGATTCTAGGGAGTAAGACAGACCAGCTGCGTCAAGGAGACGAGGTTGTCATATCAAGAACTGGAAGCCGGACATGCCCTGTAGCTATGCTCGAGCGTTATATGGCTAGGACAGCCACACCCCATGAGGATCAGCGTTTCCTCTTCAGGCCAATACAAAAAACCAAGCATTGTGAAGAGTTGCGAGGCACAGGAAAGATAAGTTACACTTGTTTGCGAGACCTTTTTCGGAAGAAGCTGTCTAGCCTGGGGTATAATGTCAAGGACTTTGGTCTTCACAGATTGAGGGCTAGTGGTGCTACAGCAGCAGCCAATGCTGAGGTGCCCGATAGGCTCTTCAAAAGACATGGGCGATGGCGTTCAGAATCAGCAAAGGATGGTTATGTGAAGGATAACATTGAGAGTAGGCTACAAGTCTCTCAAAGTTTGGGACTGTATCTTAATATAGCTATAAACGCCTTCTTTGTGCCCTCTAGagtcaataattattatagccaaCCTTCTGTGGTGGCACAATCCAAAGAGTTGTATAGTGGgtgtatggtatggtatgttGTGGGAGGTGTTTTTTCTGGCGTTTGA
- the LOC136244207 gene encoding integrase/recombinase xerD homolog isoform X3, with the protein MIICAAYIVLSITRGILLEGSWKLLDELEDSGLKELAKKLPNTVLHSRANSTVKKYLGAFRRWKTWATSHKLVPLPAKPHEVAFYLQHLGEKTRSKSAAEEACNALSWAHASAGLASPSSNLFVKTVLEGLQRSYAKPVVKKELLTVDMLERIVDDAEKSGALSDLRLATACLLGFAGFLRFDELIRLRPCEIKFSEEMLAIKILGSKTDQLRQGDEVVISRTGSRTCPVAMLERYMARTATPHEDQRFLFRPIQKTKHCEELRGTGKISYTCLRDLFRKKLSSLGYNVKDFGLHRLRASGATAAANAEVPDRLFKRHGRWRSESAKDGYVKDNIESRLQVSQSLGL; encoded by the exons ATGATCATTTGTGCAGCCTATATAGTTCTATCAATAACCAgag GTATTCTACTAGAAGGAAGCTGGAAGCTACTAGATGAGCTAGAAGATTCTGGGCTAAAGGAATTGGCAAAGAAGTTACCTAACACAGTCCTCCATAGTCGTGCTAATAGCACTGTTAAGAAATACTTGGGCGCATTCAGGAGGTGGAAGACATGGGCAACCTCTCATAAGTTGGTGCCTTTGCCAGCTAAACCTCATGAAGTAGCCTTTTACCTTCAGCATCTGGGGGAAAAGACCAGGTCAAAGTCAGCAGCTGAAGAAGCCTGTAATGCCCTCTCATGGGCCCATGCAAGTGCAGGATTGGCTTCACCATCTTCTAACCTATTCGTGAAGACTGTGCTGGAAGGGCTTCAGCGGTCATATGCTAAACCAGTAGTGAAGAAGGAACTGCTAACAGTGGATATGCTGGAGAGGATCGTTGATGATGCAGAGAAGTCAGGAGCACTGTCTGATCTACGCTTAGCTACTGCCTGCCTTCTGGGATTTGCAGGTTTTCTTCGGTTTGATGAGCTCATAAGGCTGAGACCATGCGAAATTAAGTTTTCTGAAGAAATGCTAGCAATTAAGATTCTAGGGAGTAAGACAGACCAGCTGCGTCAAGGAGACGAGGTTGTCATATCAAGAACTGGAAGCCGGACATGCCCTGTAGCTATGCTCGAGCGTTATATGGCTAGGACAGCCACACCCCATGAGGATCAGCGTTTCCTCTTCAGGCCAATACAAAAAACCAAGCATTGTGAAGAGTTGCGAGGCACAGGAAAGATAAGTTACACTTGTTTGCGAGACCTTTTTCGGAAGAAGCTGTCTAGCCTGGGGTATAATGTCAAGGACTTTGGTCTTCACAGATTGAGGGCTAGTGGTGCTACAGCAGCAGCCAATGCTGAGGTGCCCGATAGGCTCTTCAAAAGACATGGGCGATGGCGTTCAGAATCAGCAAAGGATGGTTATGTGAAGGATAACATTGAGAGTAGGCTACAAGTCTCTCAAAGTTTGGGACT ATAA
- the LOC136244207 gene encoding integrase/recombinase xerD homolog isoform X2, whose translation MGILLEGSWKLLDELEDSGLKELAKKLPNTVLHSRANSTVKKYLGAFRRWKTWATSHKLVPLPAKPHEVAFYLQHLGEKTRSKSAAEEACNALSWAHASAGLASPSSNLFVKTVLEGLQRSYAKPVVKKELLTVDMLERIVDDAEKSGALSDLRLATACLLGFAGFLRFDELIRLRPCEIKFSEEMLAIKILGSKTDQLRQGDEVVISRTGSRTCPVAMLERYMARTATPHEDQRFLFRPIQKTKHCEELRGTGKISYTCLRDLFRKKLSSLGYNVKDFGLHRLRASGATAAANAEVPDRLFKRHGRWRSESAKDGYVKDNIESRLQVSQSLGLYLNIAINAFFVPSRVNNYYSQPSVVAQSKELYSGCMVWYVVGGVFSGV comes from the exons ATGG GTATTCTACTAGAAGGAAGCTGGAAGCTACTAGATGAGCTAGAAGATTCTGGGCTAAAGGAATTGGCAAAGAAGTTACCTAACACAGTCCTCCATAGTCGTGCTAATAGCACTGTTAAGAAATACTTGGGCGCATTCAGGAGGTGGAAGACATGGGCAACCTCTCATAAGTTGGTGCCTTTGCCAGCTAAACCTCATGAAGTAGCCTTTTACCTTCAGCATCTGGGGGAAAAGACCAGGTCAAAGTCAGCAGCTGAAGAAGCCTGTAATGCCCTCTCATGGGCCCATGCAAGTGCAGGATTGGCTTCACCATCTTCTAACCTATTCGTGAAGACTGTGCTGGAAGGGCTTCAGCGGTCATATGCTAAACCAGTAGTGAAGAAGGAACTGCTAACAGTGGATATGCTGGAGAGGATCGTTGATGATGCAGAGAAGTCAGGAGCACTGTCTGATCTACGCTTAGCTACTGCCTGCCTTCTGGGATTTGCAGGTTTTCTTCGGTTTGATGAGCTCATAAGGCTGAGACCATGCGAAATTAAGTTTTCTGAAGAAATGCTAGCAATTAAGATTCTAGGGAGTAAGACAGACCAGCTGCGTCAAGGAGACGAGGTTGTCATATCAAGAACTGGAAGCCGGACATGCCCTGTAGCTATGCTCGAGCGTTATATGGCTAGGACAGCCACACCCCATGAGGATCAGCGTTTCCTCTTCAGGCCAATACAAAAAACCAAGCATTGTGAAGAGTTGCGAGGCACAGGAAAGATAAGTTACACTTGTTTGCGAGACCTTTTTCGGAAGAAGCTGTCTAGCCTGGGGTATAATGTCAAGGACTTTGGTCTTCACAGATTGAGGGCTAGTGGTGCTACAGCAGCAGCCAATGCTGAGGTGCCCGATAGGCTCTTCAAAAGACATGGGCGATGGCGTTCAGAATCAGCAAAGGATGGTTATGTGAAGGATAACATTGAGAGTAGGCTACAAGTCTCTCAAAGTTTGGGACTGTATCTTAATATAGCTATAAACGCCTTCTTTGTGCCCTCTAGagtcaataattattatagccaaCCTTCTGTGGTGGCACAATCCAAAGAGTTGTATAGTGGgtgtatggtatggtatgttGTGGGAGGTGTTTTTTCTGGCGTTTGA